A DNA window from Argiope bruennichi chromosome X2, qqArgBrue1.1, whole genome shotgun sequence contains the following coding sequences:
- the LOC129959785 gene encoding uncharacterized protein LOC129959785, which yields MEKDITSLNRTRGGIKAQITRLLTSIKDQQFEDVEIEEIEVKLDKVRKLNQQFELLRQDYYKVVKRDEDLVEIENSFEDIDSDLLKLEVMLGDPEFTRSSKIDALLGAEAFFEIIKGEQIRSSLNSLIFQNTVFGYVAGGYVNTNNQEPCTNLCTLVSRNENIEKVIEKFWLVENISEENTILSSEEEFCEAHFKETHTRNKDGRFVVKMPMKESFLGDSKALANVRLNQTVKRLHKNPMMKNLYKEFIAEYESLGHMEKVNNDMCEGSYYLPHHGVYKPENSTTKLRVVFNASAPSTSGQSLNDLLLAGAVKENIFEIMTRFRTYKYAFTADIKKMYRQILIDESQRNLLKILWKDNMNQSPTTYRLNTVTYGTKSAPFLAIRCLKQLALDEAKKFPLASQVTLTDVYMDDFVSGAATLEAAQELQRQLIQMLQTCGMELHKWTSNSSELINNRSEETNQQYFLVDRHSSVKALGLNWQPKEDYFLFKVDLKIKPFYTKRDVLSVIARLYDPLGLSIQPEWSNFVTSLKVIENLKIPRHILTESYERTVIVGYADASEAAFGAVVYMKSIMEDGTAVNKLIASKSRVAPIKMLISETICYTDSTIALAWIKTPPYKLKTFVATRVSKIQTLAENFQWKHISSQLNPADVISRGLNPRELLTNDLWWCGPDYLPDSKNYSSVELDECKPTPLDQLMGNLPPERVNPNPVFSNTGVDFAVHFS from the exons atggaGAAAGACATTACTTCGTTAAATAGGACTCGTGGTGGAATCAAGGCGCAAATAACTAGACTATTAACGTCAATAAAGGATCAGCAGTTTGAGGATGTTGAAATAGAAGAAATTGAAGTCAAGTTGGATAAAGTGCGTAAATTAAATCAACAGTTTGAACTTTTAAGACAAGACTACTATAAAGTTGTGAAAAGAGATGAAGATTTAGTGGAAATTGAAAATAGCTTCGAGGATATCGACTCGGATCTCCTAAAATTGGAG GTTATGCTTGGTGATCCGGAATTTACACGGAGTTCCAAAATTGATGCTCTTTTGGGTGCTGAAGCCTTCTTTGAAATTATCAAGGGTGAACAAATACGTTcatctctaaattcattaatatttcaaaatactgtatTTGGTTATGTCGCTGGTGgctatgtaaatacaaataatcaGGAGCCATGTACTAATTTATGTACTTTAGTTTCccgaaatgaaaatattgaaaaagtaatagaaaaattctgGTTAGTGGAAAATATTAGTGAAGAAAATACTATTCTTAGTAGTGAAGAAGAGTTTTGCGAGGCGCATTTTAAAGAAACCCACACCAGAAATAAGGATGGTCGATTCGTAGTTAAAATGCCGATGAAAGAAAGTTTCTTAGGTGATTCTAAAGCCTTAGCCAACGTTAGACTTAACCAAACAGTTAAGCGATTGCATAAGAATCccatgatgaaaaatttatataaggagTTTATTGCAGAATATGAAAGTTTAGGTCATATGGAAAAAGTGAATAATGACATGTGTGAAGGATCGTATTATTTGCCGCATCATGGAGTTTACAAACCTGAAAACTCAACCACAAAATTAAGGGTTGTATTTAATGCCAGTGCCCCTAGTACATCGGGACAAAGTTTAAATGATTTGCTTCTTGCCGGTgcagtgaaagaaaatatttttgaaataatgactaGATTTAGGACTTATAAATACGCATTTACGGCAGATATTAAGAAGATGTACCgtcaaatattaattgatgaatcaCAGAGAAATCtgctaaaaatattatggaaggATAATATGAATCAGTCTCCAACTACTTATCGCCTTAACACTGTCACTTACGGCACAAAATCGGCTCCATTTTTGGCCATTCGTTGTTTGAAGCAACTTGCTTTGGATGAAGCGAAAAAATTTCCGTTAGCTTCGCAAGTTACACTAACAGACGTGTATATGGACGATTTCGTCTCGGGTGCTGCTACTTTAGAAGCAGCCCAGGAATTACAAAGGCAGTTGATACAAATGCTGCAAACTTGTGGCATGGAGCTTCATAAATGGACTTCAAATTCCTCTGAACTCATAAATAATCGCTCTGAGGAAACTAACCAACAATATTTTCTCGTTGATCGACATTCTTCAGTAAAAGCTTTGGGTCTGAATTGGCAAccaaaagaagattattttctctttaaggtAGACTTAAAGATCAAGCCTTTCTACACTAAAAGAGACGTATTATCTGTTATCGCTCGTTTATACGATCCATTAGGTCTC TCAATTCAGCCAGAATGGTCGAATTTTGTGACATCTTTGAAAGTCATCGAAAATCTCAAAATTCCTAGACATATCTTGACAGAATCTTATGAAAGAACTGTTATAGTAGGTTATGCTGATGCTTCTGAAGCTGCTTTCGGAGCGGTAGTTTACATGAAATCTATTATGGAAGATGGCACAGCTGTCAATAAACTTATTGCCAGTAAATCAAGAGTCGCTCCCATTAAA ATGCTAATCAGTGAAACAATCTGTTACACCGATTCAACAATTGCACTTGCCTGGATAAAGACACCTCCatataaactaaaaacttttgtCGCTACTCGAGTATCAAAGATACAAACTCTCGCAGAAAACTTCCAGTGGAAACATATTTCTTCCCAACTGAATCCTGCTGATGTAATATCTAGAGGTTTGAACCCTCGTGAACTCTTAACCAACGACTTATGGTGGTGTGGTCCTGACTATTTACCGGActctaaaaattattctagtGTTGAACTTGATGA GTGCAAACCTACTCCCTTAGACCAATTAATGGGGAATTTACCTCCAGAGCGAGTAAATCCCAACCCTGTATTTTCTAACACAGGTGTAGACTTTGCGGTCCATTTTTCATAA